Proteins from a single region of Undibacterium sp. KW1:
- the paaD gene encoding 1,2-phenylacetyl-CoA epoxidase subunit PaaD: protein MVVSAMDYGENPSASTGQIWQWLGEVRDPEIPVISVTDLGIIRAVEWLGGECVITITPTYSGCPAMDVIAEEIAETLQAHGIKPPRIVYQLSPAWSTDWMTEAGKQKLSGYGIAPPQQQVVDISSIQRYREVQPAIACPQCGSVDTQLVSQFGSTACKALYKCKACLEPFDYFKPH from the coding sequence ATGGTAGTTTCTGCCATGGACTATGGGGAAAATCCATCTGCAAGCACAGGGCAGATATGGCAATGGCTGGGAGAGGTCAGGGACCCGGAAATCCCGGTCATTTCGGTGACGGACCTGGGCATTATCCGTGCAGTGGAATGGCTGGGGGGCGAGTGTGTCATCACGATTACCCCCACTTATTCTGGCTGCCCGGCCATGGATGTGATTGCCGAAGAAATAGCTGAGACTTTGCAGGCACATGGCATCAAACCGCCCAGAATTGTTTATCAATTGTCGCCCGCCTGGAGTACCGACTGGATGACAGAAGCTGGCAAGCAAAAGCTCAGCGGCTATGGCATCGCACCGCCACAGCAACAGGTAGTGGATATCTCCTCCATACAACGTTATCGCGAAGTACAGCCCGCCATCGCTTGCCCGCAATGTGGTTCTGTCGATACCCAACTGGTCAGCCAGTTTGGATCAACTGCTTGCAAGGCGCTGTATAAATGCAAGGCTTGCCTGGAACCTTTTGATTATTTCAAACCGCACTGA